DNA sequence from the Deltaproteobacteria bacterium genome:
ACGGTAAACGCCTATCGCGACGGCGAACATGACTTCGCCGACCTTTTACGCCGAACCGCCGAGATCGATGGTATTGAACGCATTCGCTTTACCTCACCTCACCCCTCAGACATGGGCGACCGTGTCATCGAAGCTATGGCGACGGACCCAAAGGTTGCGCCCTATCTCCATTTGCCGCTGCAATCGGCCTCTAACCAAGTATTAGAGCGTATGGAACGCGGCTATACGATCGAACACTACGTAAATCTCGTAGATCGTTTGCGTTCAGCTATTCCTGGGCTTGCCCTGTCAACCGATATTATCGTTGGGTTTCCTGGCGAAGAAGAAGCAGACTTTCACGCCACATGTGAAGCTATGGCCGCAATTCGCTACGATTCGGCCTTTATGTTTAAGTACTCTGCTCGTGAAGGGACCAAGGCCCATAAGTGGCAAGAAACCGTATCGGAACAGGAAAAGGGGCGGCGGCTCCAAGCCATCATCGCACTGCAGGAACGCATCTCAGCACAGGTCAATCAGCAAGCAATTGGTCAGATTGTGGAGGTCTTAGTCGAGGGTCCAGCCAAACGCCCCAAAGGGTGGCTTGCAGGCAAGAACGGCCAATTCAAAACGGTTGTCTTTCCTGGCAACGGCCAACAACCAGGGAGTATCGCGCCTGTACGCGTGACGTCGGCAACTGCCCATACGCTGATCGGTGAGAGCGCAACGTAGAAGGTCTTGCGCTCTTCTCTAGTAGGCCGTTCCCGCATCAAGTTTCTTCGCAGGCTCTGTTTTGTTAGGATGAAGGACGTAAGGAGAGTTTCTTCGTCCCATGTCGGTTATTCCATCTTCGTACGATACTGTCCCGAGTGAAGGAAGTAATCCTCAGTCATTCCAACCCCTATCGGTGTTCCTTTCCTCTCCCACCGTTCTACCCACTGATGATGAAGCACTAGCCAAGCGATTAGAGGCAGAAAAAGTTCACCTGATCTACACCCAAGCGTCACCTGCAGCCCATGTTGTCATGTCGATTGGCGCTGTTCTCTTTACAATTCTGCTTTGGCCTGTGGTCCCTCGCTCCCACTTGATTCTCTGGTTGGTCTGCATGAGCGGAATCAT
Encoded proteins:
- the miaB gene encoding tRNA (N6-isopentenyl adenosine(37)-C2)-methylthiotransferase MiaB encodes the protein MSTQPLPWQTGAVTTKPSEILMNTRKVYIETYGCQMNIADTELLIGLLKPHGYEPTKTVDRADVILLNTCAIREHAEERVLRRLSELVHHKARHPGVRLGLTGCMAQHHRDRLLDKAPYLDLVLGPDAYRTLPALLTQDDKDEPLVSVRLDRDETYADITPVRGEGIRAWVTIMRGCDKFCTFCIVPYVRGRERSVPLVALLDQVRVLVDQGYKEVVYLGQTVNAYRDGEHDFADLLRRTAEIDGIERIRFTSPHPSDMGDRVIEAMATDPKVAPYLHLPLQSASNQVLERMERGYTIEHYVNLVDRLRSAIPGLALSTDIIVGFPGEEEADFHATCEAMAAIRYDSAFMFKYSAREGTKAHKWQETVSEQEKGRRLQAIIALQERISAQVNQQAIGQIVEVLVEGPAKRPKGWLAGKNGQFKTVVFPGNGQQPGSIAPVRVTSATAHTLIGESAT